The following coding sequences are from one Patagioenas fasciata isolate bPatFas1 chromosome 23, bPatFas1.hap1, whole genome shotgun sequence window:
- the LOC139825523 gene encoding olfactory receptor 14A16-like, whose protein sequence is MSNSSSTTQFLLLAFTDTRELQLLHFWLFLGIYLAALLGNGLIITTITWDQHLHTPMYFFLLNLALLDLGSISTIVPKSMANSLWDTRAISYLGCAAQLFCFVFFISAELYLLTIMSYDRYVAICKPLHYGTLLGSRACVHMAAAAWATAFLHALLHTANTFSLPLCKGNALGQFFCEIPQILKLSCLYSYLRELGLIVIGLFVAFVCFVFIVVSYVQIFRTVLRIPSEQGRHKAFSTCLPHLAVLSLFLSTIMFAYLKPPSISSPWLDLVVSVLYSVVPPAVNPLIYSMRNQEIKDALWKKMTGFLLKQ, encoded by the coding sequence atgtccaacagcagctccaccacccagttcctcctcctggccttCACAGACactcgggagctgcagctcttgcacttctggctcttcctgggcatctacctggctgccctcctgggcaacggcctcatcatcaccaccataacctgggaccagcacctccacacccccatgtacttcttcctgctcaacctcgccctcctcgacctgggctccatctccaccattgtccccaaatccatggccaattccctctgggacaccagggccatttcttatttgggatgtgctgcacaactgttttgctttgtctttttcatttcagcagagttgtatcttctcaccatcatgtcctacgaccgctacgttgccatctgcaaacccctgcactacgggaccctcctgggcagcagagcttgtgtccacatggcagcagctgcctgggccactgcgtttctccatgctctgctgcacacggccaatacattttcactgccactgtgcaagggcaatgccctgggccagttcttctgtgaaatcccccagatcctcaagctctcctgcttataCTCCTACCTTAGGGAACTTGGACTTATTGTGATAGGTCTCTTCGTAGCATtcgtgtgttttgtgttcatcgtggtgtcctatgtgcagatcttcaggaccgtgctgaggatcccctctgagcagggacggcacaaagccttttccacctgcctccctcacctggccgtgctctctctgttcctcagcaccataatgtttgcctacctgaaacccccctccatctcatccccatggctggacctggtggtgtctgttttgtactcggtggtgcctccagcagtgaaccccctcatctacagcatgaggaaccaggaaatcaaggatgccctgtggaaaaagATGACCGGATTtcttctgaagcaataa